The genomic segment TTGTCTATTCGGTCACAAATATCATTTAAAGCATTCCTCTTATCCCTAAATGCTACTGCTTCAATCAGTGGGATATCGGCATTTTTGTGATTAACTCCTATGTTTAAAATATTAAAATTTAATTCATTTAATTTATCCATGGATGGATGGTCCATCCAGAGTTTTATTTAAATTTATGGTTGGATTATCCCACCATATAATAACTATAACTCACTCATAGAGAGGTATTGGTTGGTGAGATTGATTGAGACATTTTGTATACAGTTAGGAAGACTGCACTTTACAAAACGCCATTTTTTGGAGTTGATAATGTATAGTATCTTTCAAGTAGCAGCTCAGCTACTGGTGAGAGAATCAGTATTTTATGAGAGATTCATAAGATCAGCTGTAATAAACTATCCAAAACATTTTATAAATTTGTAGAATAACAATTAGCTAATGTAACTGTTCTACCTGTTTTCTCTGGATGTCTTGCTCTTTCTATAAAAGACATGCCTATCCCTTGAGTCCAAATCTTCCTATGAGGTCTGATATGAATGAAGCACCCATCCCCCTCTTCAATTATCCTCCATTTGTAGACCTCGTTAGCTTTAGGGTTTGTTATAGGAAGAATTTCTGCTCTTCCTTGGAACTGAATAACTCGTGGAGGTATGAAGCGGAAGATGTATGGAATCGGGATAACCACCGCAACATGAGGATTTTTTGATATATTACGTACTTTCTTGGTCTGCCTACCCGATTGGATGTAGATGTCAAGCTCCTTTGCAGAGTAGATAACACCAACAGCATGGGGTTTGCCATCTAAGGATGTTGTGGAAAGTATACAGAAGCTATTCTTCTCTAGTAGCTTCGTAATCTCTTTAATCAGTACCAATATCTGCACAGATGTATGACCAACATGAAGCTGTTAAATATGTCGAATTGTCAAGTTTTTTGTTATAGGAAATACTTTATTAATAATCTCCTCCTAATTATATAAGGAGATATTATTGAGTGCTGAAGAT from the Candidatus Methylarchaceae archaeon HK02M2 genome contains:
- a CDS encoding pyridoxamine 5'-phosphate oxidase family protein, coding for MVLIKEITKLLEKNSFCILSTTSLDGKPHAVGVIYSAKELDIYIQSGRQTKKVRNISKNPHVAVVIPIPYIFRFIPPRVIQFQGRAEILPITNPKANEVYKWRIIEEGDGCFIHIRPHRKIWTQGIGMSFIERARHPEKTGRTVTLANCYSTNL